From one Humulus lupulus chromosome 8, drHumLupu1.1, whole genome shotgun sequence genomic stretch:
- the LOC133796207 gene encoding uncharacterized protein LOC133796207 produces MIPHHSQEPNLVIGPPSSNVSGNYHSNPNSDLDLDVPIALRLGTRSCTQHRISKYFSYSNLSSSFKAFTSSLTSVLIPRNIEEDLGAPEWKTILLKKMKALKQNNTWSLMEFTPDKNIVGCKWVFTINDDIGEMNLIKKMMAKEFEVKDLGALKYFLGMEFARSKKGISVSQRKYTLDLLKETEMLGRKPSKTPIELGNRTKMFEGDLVDKGRY; encoded by the exons ATGATTCCTCATCACAGTCAAGAGCCAAATCTGGTGATAGGACCTCCATCTTCAAATGTGTCAGGTAATTATCATTCAAATCCTAATTCTGATCTAGATCTAGATGTTCCTATTGCGTTGAGATTAGGGACTAGGTCTTGTACCCAACATCGTATCTCCAAGTATTTTTCTTATTCTAATCTATCATCCTCATTCAAAGCTTTCACCTCCAGTTTGACAAGTGTTCTTATTCCCAGGAATATTGAAGAAGATCTTGGTGCTCCTGAATGGAAAACAATTTTACTTAAAAAGATGAAAGCACTGAAACAAAATAACACTTGGAGCCTAATGGAATTTACACCCGATAAAAACATTgtagggtgcaaatgggtgtttACTATCAA TGATGATATTGGAGAAATGAATCTTATCAAGAAAATGATGGCAAAGGAATTTGAAGTTAAGGACCTTGGTGCATTAAAGTATTTTCTGGGTATGGAATTTGCAAGGAGCAAAAAGGGTATTTCCGTGTCTCAAAGGAAATACACTCTTGATCTCTTAAAAGAAACAGAAATGCTAGGAAGAAAGCCTAGTAAAACTCCTATTGAACTTGGGAACAGAACAAAAATGTTTGAAGGAGATCTGGTTGACAAAGGAAGATACTAG
- the LOC133796209 gene encoding large ribosomal RNA subunit accumulation protein YCED homolog 1, chloroplastic-like, whose product MDMDKSYTTKGLYKKSIGGNMGLRKIKCSEPATKSIFSNFSLLLAEEPVEESKIINMGMIYGENKNNFITRSGEDCEEEDDDEASIDFEDRLYFPPKEKEIDISKHIKDLLHLEIIISSVCDSNCKGMCFNFGVNLNTSTCICSKEEMKTNSFGALRNLMQQMQPNKLILIFT is encoded by the exons ATGGATATGGACAAAAGCTACACAACCAAAGGTCTTTACAAGAAGAGTATTGGTGGAAATATGGGGCTAAGAAAGATTAA GTGTAGTGAGCCAGCTACAAAAAGCATCTTCTCCAATTTCTCCTTGCTATTAGCTGAGGAACCTGTTGAAGAATCTAAGATCATTAACATGGGTATGATCTATGGAGAAAACAAGAACAATTTTATTACCAGAAGTGGTGAGGATTgtgaggaagaagatgatgatgaagcttCCATTGATTTTGAGGATCGGCTTTATTTCCCCCCTAAAgaaaaggaaatagatatatcaAAGCATATCAAAGACCTACTGCACCTGGAGATTATCATCAGCTCGGTTTGTGATTCAAATTGCAAAGGCATGTGCTTTAATTTTGGTGTGAATTTGAACACCAGTACATGTATTTGTAGCAAAGAAGAGATGAAGACGAATTCTTTTGGAGCTCTTAGAAATTTGATGCAGCAAATGCAaccaaataaattaattttaatatttacataa